ATCCAGCGCCAGCGTGATGAGCCCTGTATAATTTTTGATCAGGATCGTGCCTAGCGTAATCAGTCCGGCGCCGATTCCCAGTGCGGTCCAGAGGACAATATTCAGCTCACCAATTCCAATAACAAGATTCAGCGCGAGAAAATAAAACGCCCAGGTGGTAAAGAGCCAGCCGAGATCACATACCGCTGTCGGAGAGTTAAGCTTCCGGATCAGGTTCCAGCCGTGCGCAATCGACAAATGAATGGCACCGATCGTAAAACAGACCAGCATCACACGCGTCCGCACAAGATCAGCATCGCCGCCACCCAGAAGCCACGGCAGTGTGATATGCTGCAGCGGTTTGGGCAGAAACTGTAAGTCGATGCCGAACCATGATCCGTTCATCACGCCCCAGATCACAGTACAGCTGCTCATCAGAATCAGCAGATTCACCGTCATCTGTGCAATCCGGCTTTTTTTGAATTTAAACTTTGCCCACAGGCTGGCGGTGATAAAGAGAAGCCCGTATCCGGCGTCGCCGACAATAAACGCGTAGAAAATACTCAAAAAAACAAGGAACAGGCCGCTGATATCTACTTCGTCATATCCGGGCAGCACATCAATCAGGCGATATACGGGCTTAATCAGGCTCATCCATTTCGGATCGGTCAGCAGTGTCGGAACCGGATCATCTGCCGCCGGTTCTTCAACCAGAACCGCCCAGCCGTTTTTGCCAGCTGCCGCACTAATTTCTTCTTCCTGCCGCACCGGGAAAAATCCGTATAAATAAAGAATATCTTTTTCATCACCCATGCCGGCGCGCGCTTCCAGATAACGGATGCGGCTTTCTTCCGCCGCCGCAAACTCAGCAACCGCCGCACGATCAGCAGCCAAAATTTCTAATTCGAGGCGAATGTTCTCCTGCCGGCTTTTATACTGTTCAAGCTGAACTTTCATGTCATCCAGCGACTCTTCCGGCAGCAGAACAACGGTGATATCCAAATCAATTTTTTCACGCGAAATCAACGCGGCATAGACCGTTCCTTTTGTGCGCGACAATTCGACCAGCCGGATGTCATCGGGAATGTGATTGATATCCTTCGTCGATAAAGCCGCCAGTGTCACATAAACCCCGGATGCTTCCAGCGACCGGATCGTTTCCGGAGAAAAACTGCCGAACGGCTGATAACGCTGAACCCGCTGTTGTTGCGCGTCAATTTGTTCTGTGAGTACTTCACGCTGTGATATCAACTCATGCACCGCATCGATAATTTTTTGCACCGGCATTCCTGTTGAATGTGCAGCAGACTGCCCGGACAGCGCAGTTAATACGCGCTTGAGTGAAGCGAGCGTTTCACGGGCCTTATCCAGTTCGTTCCCCGCCGGCGGCTGTACCGGCGTTAAATGCACCACGCCAAGATCACGCAGTGCATCCAGCGTTGTTTCGCGGGAGGCGCGCGTGCACAGCAGCGTCAGTTTTTTCATTTTAACAATCATTTTACTTCCCACGAATTACACGAATAAACAGGAATTAAAGAACGATTCTTTCATATTCAAGATTCGGGTAATGTCCAAAATTCACAATGATTCCTAATTTAAATCCGGTCGCACTCAAATAATTCAAAACCTGCGCGCGATGCGCATCCGTAATTTTGTCCACCGCTTTCAATTCTAAAATAATGTTATCAAAACAAATAAAGTCCGGTTCATAAGAATGATTGAGTTTTTGTCCGCGATAAAACAAATCCAGTTTCTTTTGTGCCTCAAATGGAATTTTTTGAAATGCCAGTTCAATTCCCATACACTCCTGATAAACCGGCTCAAGAAATCCGAAACCTTTCTCATTATACACGTTGAAGCACGCCCCAATGATCGCGAAGCTTTCTTTTTTATATAAAATGTCTTTATTCGTGTTCATTCGTGTTATTCGTGGGCAAATCTAAATGGCACCGGCCTTTTCAGCGCTTTTGTTTTTCGCGAGTTTTGACCGCGCTACAGCGGACGTCTGCTGATCGCCGATAAAGATGCGGATCATGCGGATATTTTCTTTACACTCCGGAATTTTTACTTTTTCAAAAAGATTCACACGCTGTGCTGTGGTTTCAAGCTCACACGCCAGCAGCCGGTGCTGCTCTTCAATGATTCCGCGTTCAACGCGCAGGCGAATCAGATGCTGCAGCATTTTAATTCCGTGATCCACCCACGGCGGCGTTTCAAACAGATCAGGAGTTTTTTCGGCAAATTCAATTTTTTCAAACAGCGGAATGACAACGCCGGCAATATTTCCGTATGCACGGTGAATTGCTTTAACCTCGATGTACGGCAGAAAATCAAACGGTTCGGAAAAAAGTTTTACCCACGAGGCCAAACCGGTACGCGCTGTCTTCTCTTCGTCATGTTTCGCGGCAATCTGCGTTTCAAGCTGACGCAATTCAACCTGTAGCTGCTGCTTTTTTAACTGCAGCGTCGGCAGATACCGCGTAAAGCGCGTCAGTGCGTCGCGCTGCGCTTTCAACTCATTCTTTGTGTACTTTATTTTAGCCATCTATTTTTCCAACACTCGCTTCGCTCAAGTTCGCCAAGTCCGCAAAAATTTCTTAGCGCTCTTCGCGAACTTCTGTTTGTTTTTCCTTTCGAGGCCAGAATTGTTCAATGAGTTTGGTTGAAATTCCGGTTTCCTGCGGCTCAAAGCAATCGGCGAGCATCTGCCAGCCGAGATCGAGCGCGGCCTCGAGCGGAATGTTTACCGCGAGCGACATCATTTCGTTTTCAAAGCGTTCGCCGTATTTCAGCAGCTTGTCGTCCCATGTGCTCATGCGGAACCCCATCGACTGTTTTTCAAGCGTTTCTTTATAGGATGCGTACAGCTGGATCATTGTATCCATGATGGTGCGGTGATCAGCGCGCGTTTTTCCGTTCACCTGCTGTTTTAAACGGCTGAGTGAGCCGAACGGCTCGATCCGGCCGTTTTTCAGATAGAACTGTCCCTCGGTGATGTAGCCGGTGTTATCCGGCACCGGATGTGTGACATCGTCGCCCGGCATCGTGGTTACAGCAAGAATGGTGATTGAGCCGGCGCCCTCAAAGTCCACGGCTTTTTCGTAGCGCGCGGCCAGCTGACTGTAGAGGTCGCCGGGATAACCGCGGTTCGACGGAATCTGCTCCATCGTGATTGCAACTTCTTTACGTGCGTCGGCATAGTTCGTCATGTCCGTTAACAGCACGAGCACGCGTTTATTGTCGAGGGCAAATTTTTCAGCAACAGCAAGTGCGATGTCCGGCACGAGCAGGCATTCCACCGTCGGATCAGCGGCCGTATGAACATACAACACGGAGCGCGACAGCGCGCCGTTTTCTTCGAGGTAGTCGCGAAAATAGAGATAGTCGTCATGCTTCAATCCCATGCCGCCGAGGATAATCACATCCACTTCTGCCTGCAGTGCGATGCGCGCGAGCAGTTCGTTATACGGTTCGCCGGCAACGGAAAAAACCGGCAGCTTCTGCGATTCAACCAGTGTGTTAAACACATCGATCATTGGAATTCCGGTGCGCACCATGTTGCGCGGAATGATGCGCTTCGCCGGATTCACCGATGGCCCGCCGATGGGGATTTCATTCTCTGTAATTGCCGGCCCTTTATCGCGCGGAGTGCCGCTGCCGGTGAAGACGCGCCCGAGTAGATTTTCAGAAAACGGTGTTCCCATGGCATGACCGAGAAACCGGACTTTGGCATCGGTGGCAATGCCGCGCCCGCCGGCGAATACCTGCAGGAATACGCGACCGTTTTCCAGACGGATCACCTGCGCCAGTGATGTGCCGAAACCGGATGTTACTTCCGCCAGTTCGTTGTATGTCACATCGCCGGCGCTGACAACAATCACGTTGCCGGTAATCTGTTCAATGCGGTGATAAATTTTATTCATGGGTTGCGACCTCCGCGATCTGCTGATTCAACTGATCTTCCTGTTTTTTAAATTCGGCGGACTCAAACGCCAGCTGGTTCCAGTCGCGCGTTGCCTGCGTAAGCGTATGAAAAAATGCGCGCGCAGTGTCTTTTGTTTCAAACATCAGTTTTGTGTTCAGGAATTTTACAATGAATCTGAACACATATTTCTGACGATCTGCCGGCGTGGCCGAATCCACCTCGTTATAAGCGTTCTGCTGAAGATAGACCGCATCGAGATATTCGGATTTCAGATAAAGGACGAAGTCGTCCATCGACGTGCCCTCTTCTCCAACCACCTTCATCATCTGATCGACTTCGTTGCCTTCGCGCAAAAACCGGCGCGCGGTGCTCAGCTCAACATCGTCAACGATACTGCTATATTTACTCCAGCTTTCGAGCGGGTCAATTGCCGGATACCGGCGCGCATCAGAGCGTGCACGCGACAGCCCGTGAAATGCGCCGACCACTTTCAGCGTGCCCTGCGTCACCGGTTCTTCAAAGTTACCGCCCGCCGGCGACACTGTTCCGCCGATCGTCACCGAGCCCGTTTCGCCGTTGTTGAGACGAACCACGCCGCCGCGTTCATAGAACGCCGCAATCACGGATTCAAGATATGCCGGAAATGCCTCCTCGCCCGGAATCTCCTCAAGACGACCGGACATTTCGCGCAGCGCCTGCGCCCAGCGTGACGTTGAGTCGGCGAGCAGCAGAACATTCAAACCCATCTGCCGGTAATATTCCGCAATTGTCACGGCGGTGTAAACCGATGCCTCGCGCGCTGCCACCGGCATTGAACTCGTGTTACAAATAATCAGTGTGCGCTCCATTAGACTTTTGCCGGTGCGCGGGTCGGTCAGCTCCGGAAATTCGCGCAGTGTTTCAACCACTTCGCCGGCGCGCTCGCCGCATGCCGCAAAAATTACAATATCGACGTCCGCGTGGCGGCTCGTTACCTGTTGCAGCACTGTTTTGCCGGCACCAAACGGACCGGGAATACAATAGGTGCCGCCGCGCGCCACCGGAAAAAATGTATCGATTACGCGCTGCGACGTTGCCAGCGGTTCCGTCGGGCGCAACCGTTCGGCGTAACAGCGAATCGGCACTTTTACCGGCCAGACCTGCATCATGCTGACGTCGTGCTCTTTGCCTGTTTCATCCGTCACCACCGCAATTTTTTCAGTGACGGTATAGTCGCCGGCTTCGGAAATTGATTTCACGGTCAGCTTTCCGGCGAGACGGAACGGCACCATAATTTTGTGTTTAAAAATCCCCTCCGGCACTTCGCCCAGCGCATCGCCGGCAACCACAACATCGCCGGTTTTCACCAGCGGTGTGAACGCCCATGGTTTATCGCGCGGCAGCGGATCGAGATAAACGCCGCGCTGCAAAAAAAAGCCCTCCTTTTCGGCGAGCGCCGGCAGCGGATTCTGTAAACCGTCGAACACCTGCGTTAACAGTCCCGGACCGAGCTCCGCTGAAAGCAGTTCGCTGGTAAACTCAACCAGATCGCCGATTTTCAGACCGCCGGTATCTTCGAACACCTGCATATCCGCATGCTGATCCCGGATGCGGATCACTTCCGCTTTCAGCCGGATATCACCGAGCTTTGCATAGCCCACCTCATTCTGAATCACCGGCGTATCAAATTCCACCGTCAACAGGTTTCCGTTCACTCCAACAATTTTTCCAACGTTCATATTCCGTTCCTTACCTGTTTTCAAACAGAAGGTCGCGAAGTCCGCAAAGAACTCAGACCTGATCTGCTCCTTTCAAAATCAACCGGTAAATTCCATTTTTTAAAACCGGCTCATAAAAATTTATAATCAACCCGACCGGCGCATTAAGCAGTTTCATATAACTCAGCAGTTGAGCCTTATGTTCGGGAAGCACTTCTCTTACCACTTTCAATTCGAGAATCAGACAACGGTCGACAAACACATCCAGACGCAATGGTTCATCAAAAACAAACCCTTTATATTCCACCGGAACAACAACCTGATTCTCTGCTGGAATTTTTTGGAGCTCCAGTTCACGTATCAGGCATTTTTCATAAATTGATTCAACCAGTCCCGGACCTTTTTCACGGTGAACTTCAAATGCATCGGCTCGCCGGAAATCCTTATGCATCTTCGCCTCCTTTGTGTCCGTCGCGATCTTCTGTTAGAGATTTTGCAATAAATTTTTCAACGGCAACGATGCCTTTTTCATCGTTCATCTGCATCCAGCGCGTGGCAAGCCGCAGTTTCGCAGCATAAGCGACGACCGCCGGAAACCCGAACGGATCAGTCGCCGCCAGTTCATCGGCAAGATTCCAGCGAACACGGTCGAGTTCCATTTCCATCTCTGCCGGATTACTTCTGGCGAATGCGTCCTGCACCGATTTTTCGAGTGCGACGCTGAATCCGCTGAACGGATGAGACTGCATAAGATTTTCGCCGGTATGATGTTTTGCGCGCAACCGGATAAGCGCATCACGCAACTGAACTTCAGCATTCCATAAAATTCCGGCGGCACCCGCCGGCGGTTCACGGTTTCCAAGCACGGCATCCACGGTGTCCAGATCTGTCGATGACAGCTCTGTCATGCATGCCGCACGAAACCCGTCCGCATCCAGCACCGGTTTTTCCCCCAGACGCAGATACGGCAGCGACGCAACCAGATACCAATATTTTTTCATTCCATTATTTCACAGCATGCTGTGCGGCCGCGCCGACAATTCCGGCGAGATTCGGCCGCAGCAACGCCATCAGTGCCGCAGCAATCGCATCCTGGGTAAAATCCATATACGCGTGGTCGTCTTTGAAGCTGACTTTAAATCCCTGCAGCACGTCGTTATCTGTTTTCAATTCAACGCCCCGCCTGGCTGCAGCAAGGAATTTGCCGGCGACGAATTCCGCCAGCCGTTTTTTATCCTCTGCGTTCACCAAAAATTCAGTACCGGAATCGGCCGATTCCGCCAGCTTCAGCATCATCTCCTTCATCACATCACCGGAAAGCTCTTCGGCCGCCGCCTGCGCTACAATTCCAGCAATCATATTTCCAACGCCTTCACCGGCGGTAATAATCACGTCGCGTGCGGCCTGTTGCAGCGAAGCAGTACTGCGCTGTGTAAACAGCGTTGACTCCGCTTCCGCTTTTTCAATCATCGCTTTCGCTTTGGCTTCGGCATGACTCACAATTTTTGCGGCGTCCTCTTTGGCTTTGGCAAGAATTGCGGAGGCTTCCCGTTCCGCTTTTTCAATGCCTTCTTTTTGAATCTGATTCAGCAGGGGTTGCAGTTCTTCAGCCATTCGATTGCTCCGGTTAACGGTTGATAAAAAATATGCGCACAGTTTAAATGACTCGTTCGCCGGTGCAACGAAAAACATCAATAAAACCATCAATTTCAAATACATTTCATGAATTTAAACCGGCAGCACCGGTCGCCTCAAAATTAAAAACCGCACACTGCCGCCGTATGCCTGCGTATACATTCCGGCCGATCATGAAATTTACAACTGATTGAAATATATTGGACTTCCAAAACATATTCAGCATTCTGCTTTCATTTCCGGTTTATTTTATTGTTTGCGCTGCGCCGGCGAAATAGTTATTTTAATTATATCTATCCAAGGAGTTCTTATGAAAAAAATTCTAATCTCAACAACATTCGCTGCTATCACTGTTCTCATCGCCGCCTGTTCCAGTACACCGAAGCCGGCGGCTGTTGCGCAAATTCCGGCGTATGAAAAAATGCAAAGCAAAGCCGGTGACGCGCGTAAAGCCGGCGGACTCGCCGTTGTTGGACTCGGTGAGTCCAAAGACCTTGATCTCGCCATTCGCAAAGCCAAAGCTAATGCGCGGCAGGAACTGGCGCAAATGATCAATATTAAAGTCGAATCACTCGAAAAATTTTTCCTCGAAGAAACCGGTCAGGCCGCAACAGCGGAAATCCTTTCGCAGTTTAGCAGCACCGCAAAAATCCTTACCAGTCAGGAACTTTCCGGCAGCACAGTAGAGGAAGTAAAAACTGAAAAAACCGGCAGCACTGTGACCGCATTCGTACTGATGTCGCTCGATCCGCAGGTGATTGCCGACCAGCTTGCGAAACAGAAAGAGCTTTATACACGCTTCCGTTCATCCGAAGCGTTTAAAGAACTCGACAGCGAAATCAAACGCTACGACGAGTGGAAAAAATCGCAGGGATTATAATAGCACGGATGTTCCGTGTGTTAAACAGCCGGTGAGATTTGTTTGTTCGGACAGATTGCTGTTTCACCGCCCTAAAATTTCTTCAAGCGCAGCAGCCAGTTCTACAATCTGCGTATTTGTGCCGACGGTAATGCGCAGATACTCTTTGGTGCGTTGGCCGTCAAACCAGCGGACAAAAATATTTTTTTTCCGCAGCGCGTCAAAAATTTTCTTTGCGCCCGGTTTCGGCGGTTTCGTCCAAACAAAATTGGTTTCAGACGGATATACATTGAATCCAAGATCGATCAGCTCCGCCGTTAACAGCGCGCGTGAATCTTTTACCGCCGATGTAATTGCTGTCATTGTGTCTTCGTCGAGAATCGCGACGCGCGCAATTTCTTGAGTCAGACGGTTTACATTGTATGAATCCTTAATTTTATACAGGGCATCGATCAGCGGTTCGGCGCCGACGCAATAGCCAAACCGGATTCCGGCGAGTGCATAGGATTTCGACAGCGTACGCGCAACCAGAACATTCTCATATTTCGCGGCAAACTCCATGCAGTTTTCGCGCGCAAAATCGGCATACGCTTCGTCGATCACCACCACACCTGAAAATATTTTTATAAAATTTTCAATATTTTCTTTTGGGTGCAGCATGCCGGTCGGTGCATTTGGATTGGTCAGGAAAAAAACTGATGACGAATAATTTTCGGGCATTTGCCATAAAAATTTTTTATCCAGCTCCACCGGTCGCGTTTCAATTTCTTCAATCTGCGCCAGCACCGGATAAAGTGAATAGGACGGATCGAAATAGCCGACGGATCCGTCGTGTTCCGCAAATGCGCGGATACACAGCGCCAGAATTTCGTCCGACCCGTTTCCGGCGAATACATTGCCGATGCCAACAGCGTGCTTTTCGGCAATCACCCGCCGTACATCCATACACAGCGGATCGGGATATTTTGCCAGCTCCGCCACATCAATTTCATTCAGGATATCGCGCACAAACGGCGAGCAGAGCCACGGATTTTCATTCGTATTCAGCTTGATAATTTTATCGCCCTGCGGCTGCTCACCCGGCACATAGCCGTCCATTGCTTCAACAGATTTTCGAATCAGATTTTTCATACTTTATTTAACCACGAACAACCTCGGTGTAGAAAGGCCGCAACAAATAAAACAAAATCGGTGTGGTGAATGATTTTATTAAATAGTTATTTTTCAAACCGGATGGTCGCAGCGCGGGCGTGGGCGTCGAGGGTTTCAACGCGGCCGAAGGCTTCAACCACCGGTGTAACAGCTTTTAGATCTTCTTCCGTATAATGAATGAGGCTGATGCGCCGCCGGAAATCATCCACTGTCAATCCTGAGAAATAAGCTGCCGTTCCGCCGGTCGGCAGCACATGACTCGGACCGGCGGCAAAATCGCCAACGGATTCGGGCGTCCACGGACCAATGAAAATTGCACCGGCCGCAGTGATTTTTTTTGCCACGCGCTCCGGATTTTTCGTCATAATTTCCATGTGTTCCGGCGCAAAACGGTTACACAGCTCTATTGCCGCATCCATATTCGGCGCGACAGCCAGCAGGCAGCCGTTCGCCAGCACCTTTGAAACCGGCTCCTGCCGTAAAAGTTTTGCCGACTGCACGTCAAGTTCCGCGCGTACCGCCGCCGCAAATTTTTCTGACAGACAGACGAGCAGAACTTTCTCGGAGCCGGAGCCGTGTTCCGCCTGAGAAAGCAGATCCGCTGCAACGTAGGCCGGATTGGCGGCGTCATCCGCGAGCACTGCGATTTCACTTGGACCGGCAACCATATCGAGCGCCACCTCACCGTAAACAATCCGTTTTGCCGCTGTCACATACGGTCCGCCTGGCCCGACAATTTTTTGAACTTTCGGCACCGATTTCGTGCCGTATGCCATTGCACCGATCGCATGAATTCCTCCGACTTTATAAATTTCTGTCGCGCCGGCGAGCTCTAATGCATAAAGAATATAGGGATTTACTTTGCCGCTTTTTCCAGCAGGCGAACAGGCAATACGTTCCGGTACACCGGCAACCTGAGCGAGCGTAATTGTCATTAACGCGGTAGATGCGAGCGGCGCGGCGCCGCCGGGAATATAGGCGCCGATGCGGTCGAGCGGCACATACTTTTCACCGAGAAATCCGCCGTGCGGGGAGGGCATCGTCCAGTCCGGACGCAAACCGGCCTGCGCAAATTCACTAATCCGTTTATGTGCCTCTTTGGCGGCGGCTTTAAATTTGGCATCGACCTCGCACGCGGCGGCAGCGATATCCTTTTCGCTCACGCGCAGCGTGCGCGGCGTTACATTTGATCCGTCAAACTGGTTCGCGTAGCGGATCACGGCGACATCTCCCTGCCGTTTAATATCGTTCAAAACTGTCGCGGCGATCTGATCCGCATCTTGTTCTATCGGCGAGCGCCGGATAAAATCTTCAACTTTTTTGGCGCGTCCATTCGGGACATGCTTAAATATGGGTGCATCAGTTCTCTTCATAATGCCGGCAGTGTTTTCCAGCCGGCGAAAAAAATCCAGATAAAAGTAGCCGGTTTTTGACAGGAAGAGGTGATTCTGAACATACCGGGTCTTCATCCGGCAGAGGATCTGCCGGTGACTGCGGATTTAAAAGATACGGATTGTGTTTGGGTGTGTGTTCATGTTTTTCGTATCACAACTCTTTTTTCCACCATGCTAAAAATTCAATATTTCCTTTCGGACCTTTGATGGGTGAGACGGTGACTCCAAGCCAGTGCAAATTTAATTCTTCGGTGCCGAAACGGCGGATTTTTTCGATGACTGTTTCATGAACTGCCGGATTGGTAATTACACCGTGTCCTCTATCAGCCTCCGTTTTGCCGGCTTCAAACTGCGGTTTGATTAACGAAACGATTTCGCCGCCGGAGCTTAAAAGTTCTTTTACAGCGGGCAGTATATTTGTCAGCGAAATGAATGAGGTGTCGATGGATGCAAAATCGGCCGGCTCGGCAATGTCACCGGCAGTTAAATAGCGCGCATTGATGCCTTCCATCACAATCACGCGCGGATTTTCGCGCAGTTTCCAATGCAACAGGCCCTTACCGACATCGACAGCGTAAACTTTTTTTGCCCCGCGCTGCAGCATGCAATCGGTGAACCCGCCGGTAGACGAGCCGATATCGAGACAGATTTTTCCAGCGAGCTGGATCGGGAATTCATTCAGTGCGCCTTCCAGTTTTTCGCCGCCGCGACTGACGAACCGCTCAGTTTTTTTCAATTGAACAGGATGATCCGGTGCCAGCATCTGCCCCGGTTTCGGGGCGGCGCAGTGTTCGACGATAATCTGACCGGATAGAATCAGTCGCTTCGCTTTTTCGCGACTCTCGGCGATGCCCCGTTCCGTCAGCAGCTGGTCAAGTCGTATTTTTTTCATGAGTTGCACCGGGTAAAATAAATTGATAACGTATTGACTTATTTCTGAACATTTGTAAAACGGGAAAAATGATGAGAAAAGCTCTTTGCCTGGTTTTTCTGTTTTCTGCTGCCGGATTCTGCGACCTGCCGATTTTGCGTACTTCACTCCGTTCTGCCGGAATTGATGTGGTTCAGGCGCAGGCGCGTGCAAATAATCCCGAAGCCATGATCGAACTGGCATTGCGTTATTATGCCGGATATCAGGTGGACCGCAATCCGGCGGAGGCATTCAAGTGGATGTCCGCCGCCGCC
Above is a window of Kiritimatiellales bacterium DNA encoding:
- the hisC gene encoding histidinol-phosphate transaminase, with product MKNLIRKSVEAMDGYVPGEQPQGDKIIKLNTNENPWLCSPFVRDILNEIDVAELAKYPDPLCMDVRRVIAEKHAVGIGNVFAGNGSDEILALCIRAFAEHDGSVGYFDPSYSLYPVLAQIEEIETRPVELDKKFLWQMPENYSSSVFFLTNPNAPTGMLHPKENIENFIKIFSGVVVIDEAYADFARENCMEFAAKYENVLVARTLSKSYALAGIRFGYCVGAEPLIDALYKIKDSYNVNRLTQEIARVAILDEDTMTAITSAVKDSRALLTAELIDLGFNVYPSETNFVWTKPPKPGAKKIFDALRKKNIFVRWFDGQRTKEYLRITVGTNTQIVELAAALEEILGR
- a CDS encoding DUF2764 family protein — its product is MKKYWYLVASLPYLRLGEKPVLDADGFRAACMTELSSTDLDTVDAVLGNREPPAGAAGILWNAEVQLRDALIRLRAKHHTGENLMQSHPFSGFSVALEKSVQDAFARSNPAEMEMELDRVRWNLADELAATDPFGFPAVVAYAAKLRLATRWMQMNDEKGIVAVEKFIAKSLTEDRDGHKGGEDA
- the hisD gene encoding histidinol dehydrogenase — translated: MKTRYVQNHLFLSKTGYFYLDFFRRLENTAGIMKRTDAPIFKHVPNGRAKKVEDFIRRSPIEQDADQIAATVLNDIKRQGDVAVIRYANQFDGSNVTPRTLRVSEKDIAAAACEVDAKFKAAAKEAHKRISEFAQAGLRPDWTMPSPHGGFLGEKYVPLDRIGAYIPGGAAPLASTALMTITLAQVAGVPERIACSPAGKSGKVNPYILYALELAGATEIYKVGGIHAIGAMAYGTKSVPKVQKIVGPGGPYVTAAKRIVYGEVALDMVAGPSEIAVLADDAANPAYVAADLLSQAEHGSGSEKVLLVCLSEKFAAAVRAELDVQSAKLLRQEPVSKVLANGCLLAVAPNMDAAIELCNRFAPEHMEIMTKNPERVAKKITAAGAIFIGPWTPESVGDFAAGPSHVLPTGGTAAYFSGLTVDDFRRRISLIHYTEEDLKAVTPVVEAFGRVETLDAHARAATIRFEK
- a CDS encoding TlyA family RNA methyltransferase, producing the protein MKKIRLDQLLTERGIAESREKAKRLILSGQIIVEHCAAPKPGQMLAPDHPVQLKKTERFVSRGGEKLEGALNEFPIQLAGKICLDIGSSTGGFTDCMLQRGAKKVYAVDVGKGLLHWKLRENPRVIVMEGINARYLTAGDIAEPADFASIDTSFISLTNILPAVKELLSSGGEIVSLIKPQFEAGKTEADRGHGVITNPAVHETVIEKIRRFGTEELNLHWLGVTVSPIKGPKGNIEFLAWWKKEL
- a CDS encoding GxxExxY protein is translated as MHKDFRRADAFEVHREKGPGLVESIYEKCLIRELELQKIPAENQVVVPVEYKGFVFDEPLRLDVFVDRCLILELKVVREVLPEHKAQLLSYMKLLNAPVGLIINFYEPVLKNGIYRLILKGADQV
- a CDS encoding V-type ATP synthase subunit B codes for the protein MNKIYHRIEQITGNVIVVSAGDVTYNELAEVTSGFGTSLAQVIRLENGRVFLQVFAGGRGIATDAKVRFLGHAMGTPFSENLLGRVFTGSGTPRDKGPAITENEIPIGGPSVNPAKRIIPRNMVRTGIPMIDVFNTLVESQKLPVFSVAGEPYNELLARIALQAEVDVIILGGMGLKHDDYLYFRDYLEENGALSRSVLYVHTAADPTVECLLVPDIALAVAEKFALDNKRVLVLLTDMTNYADARKEVAITMEQIPSNRGYPGDLYSQLAARYEKAVDFEGAGSITILAVTTMPGDDVTHPVPDNTGYITEGQFYLKNGRIEPFGSLSRLKQQVNGKTRADHRTIMDTMIQLYASYKETLEKQSMGFRMSTWDDKLLKYGERFENEMMSLAVNIPLEAALDLGWQMLADCFEPQETGISTKLIEQFWPRKEKQTEVREER
- a CDS encoding GxxExxY protein, which translates into the protein MNTNKDILYKKESFAIIGACFNVYNEKGFGFLEPVYQECMGIELAFQKIPFEAQKKLDLFYRGQKLNHSYEPDFICFDNIILELKAVDKITDAHRAQVLNYLSATGFKLGIIVNFGHYPNLEYERIVL
- a CDS encoding LPP20 family lipoprotein translates to MKKILISTTFAAITVLIAACSSTPKPAAVAQIPAYEKMQSKAGDARKAGGLAVVGLGESKDLDLAIRKAKANARQELAQMINIKVESLEKFFLEETGQAATAEILSQFSSTAKILTSQELSGSTVEEVKTEKTGSTVTAFVLMSLDPQVIADQLAKQKELYTRFRSSEAFKELDSEIKRYDEWKKSQGL
- a CDS encoding V-type ATP synthase subunit A — encoded protein: MNVGKIVGVNGNLLTVEFDTPVIQNEVGYAKLGDIRLKAEVIRIRDQHADMQVFEDTGGLKIGDLVEFTSELLSAELGPGLLTQVFDGLQNPLPALAEKEGFFLQRGVYLDPLPRDKPWAFTPLVKTGDVVVAGDALGEVPEGIFKHKIMVPFRLAGKLTVKSISEAGDYTVTEKIAVVTDETGKEHDVSMMQVWPVKVPIRCYAERLRPTEPLATSQRVIDTFFPVARGGTYCIPGPFGAGKTVLQQVTSRHADVDIVIFAACGERAGEVVETLREFPELTDPRTGKSLMERTLIICNTSSMPVAAREASVYTAVTIAEYYRQMGLNVLLLADSTSRWAQALREMSGRLEEIPGEEAFPAYLESVIAAFYERGGVVRLNNGETGSVTIGGTVSPAGGNFEEPVTQGTLKVVGAFHGLSRARSDARRYPAIDPLESWSKYSSIVDDVELSTARRFLREGNEVDQMMKVVGEEGTSMDDFVLYLKSEYLDAVYLQQNAYNEVDSATPADRQKYVFRFIVKFLNTKLMFETKDTARAFFHTLTQATRDWNQLAFESAEFKKQEDQLNQQIAEVATHE
- a CDS encoding V-type ATP synthase subunit D — encoded protein: MAKIKYTKNELKAQRDALTRFTRYLPTLQLKKQQLQVELRQLETQIAAKHDEEKTARTGLASWVKLFSEPFDFLPYIEVKAIHRAYGNIAGVVIPLFEKIEFAEKTPDLFETPPWVDHGIKMLQHLIRLRVERGIIEEQHRLLACELETTAQRVNLFEKVKIPECKENIRMIRIFIGDQQTSAVARSKLAKNKSAEKAGAI